In Sphingobacterium sp. SRCM116780, the genomic stretch GACACAACGGCTATTCCCTTTCCCTATAATATTTCTGCTTCACTCGCAGATGTAAGACAGCAATTAAAGGAACGCACAGCAGATTGGAAAGAAGTCAGACTGATATATGAAAATAACTGCACGTATTTCGCAAAAGAAGAAAGGTACAATACAGGGATGACATTGTACTATATCCCCGTTATTCCATTGTATGAAATTTTGCAAAACGCTAAACACGAAAATACGGGTGTACTTTTACTATCCGTGTATGCTTACCTCTATCAGATACTGGGGGTTCCATACTACAGAAATGAGGATAGCTACCTGTATTCGACCTATGAAACATTTGAGGAGTGGATTTTAGAAGATGGGGAAGATCAAATATTTGACGATCTTCAATATGCCAAGGATATTGGAGATTTAATGAAAAATAAGATTTGCGCTGAAAATTTAGATTCTTTTGAAACCCGATTAATAAGCTTTAAAGCAAAGACTGATTTTGACAGGAAAATCTTAAAAGTAGCCACGCAATTTTTTGACCTTTACAAAAAATTTCCTAACACCCGAGTAGACAGAAAGTATTTTCCACTTCGGTTTAGGGAAGAACAGGAATATGAAGATAGATATGTGATGCTGGATAACTATCTATCTTTCTGCTCATCTTTAAAGGGAAACCTATTTGAATGCATATGCCAGTTTGTTAATGAAGATTTACAGGAATATGGTGAAATTGATGAGCCTACCCGATTCCTGCCATTTGATAATAGAACCATTGTCGATAACAATTTCGATTTTGAAAGTGCCGTTTTTGACAGCCTTGATGATCTGATCGCAATTTGGCAAAATTCAACCTTCTAAAAATAAAATAGTATGAAAGATATAACCAACAGCTTCGGAACTTATTTTCATCCTGTATCTGCACTCGTATTTTATCAGAGTGAAAATTACACAAGAGAGTCGTATGTGGAACATTATGACATCGACAAGAGTGGAAATCCTATAAATGCACATCCCTTAACGGTGCGAGAAGCAAAAAAATTAGCAGAATCACTTCATATTGATCAAAAAAAGAATAATCTATTACATTCTGATGGACTATTGGATAGTAATATTTTGTCTTTTGATGCCAAAATTGGAAAAATCATATGGTTTACAAAGGCTCAGTTCCGACAGCTCCACTTTGGCCAGGGTCTCGGAATAGCTTCAGGCATGGCGCATACTCCTGCATTGTTATGGATAGCGCACAAAGAATCACTGAATATACATGCCTTATCAGGCAACAGAAGGCCTACACCTAATACCCAACTTTATTATGCTCCGTTTTTTAATGTCTATCAAAATGGAAATGTCTGTATGGGCACGGTGGATATAGAAGTGAACGAAACAGGTTCTATAAAGCAATTGACGACCCTATGGGAATCGTATTTTTTTAACAGCTATTTTACGCATTTGATGTCCGAGCACAATCCTGTAAACGGCAATTGCGTACTCTTATGGGAAAGTCTGATCAATTCAGAAAAGCCGTTCCCTAATGAAGCTCTTATAAAAAATAATAGAAAACTTAAAGATATATTGTTATGAAAACGATAAAAAACAAAGTTCATTTTCTCCCAAATGACTTATTAAGTCCAACGAATCCCATCCGTGTAAACGTTATCGGCGCAGGGGGAACAGGTTCTAAGTTCATGACATCGCTGATAGAGATTAATCATAGTTTAATTGAACTAGGCCATGCAGGTTTACAGGTACATTTGTGGGACGATGATATCATAACTCAGGCTAATATCGGTCGCCAACGTTTTGCGGAATCGGAAAAAGGTCTGTACAAGTCCGTGGCGATTATCAATCGTATCAATCGTTGGTCTGGTTTTAATTGGAAAGCGGAAACTCAAAAATTTGAACGTGATGTACAAGGTGAAATTCCCGAAAATGCAGGAGCATCAATTTATATATCCTGTACAGATAATGTAGAATCGAGATTTGAGATTGCTAACATCGTGCGAAAACTGAAAGGACAATATAACCATCATAGGTATAGCGCAAACTACTGGTTAGATTTCGGAAATAGTAAATATTCAGGGCAGGTAATCCTTTCAACAATAGGTAAGATTGAACAACCTCGATCAAAAAAGTTTGCAACTGTGGCTGAACTACCGTTTGTTACCGATGAATATGCTGACTTACTTCAAGAATCTGAAAAAACGGATGATACGCCTAGCTGTTCCCTTGCGGAATCTCTTGACAAGCAGGATCTTTTTATCAATGCTACTTTGGCACAGATGGGGGCTTCCCTTCTATGGAATCTTTTTAGGTTCGGCATGACTGAAAATCGAGGTTTCTTTCTTAACCTCCAAAATTTCAGGACTCAGCCAATTCCCGTGGGCAGTTGACAAAAATTGCCCGCGGCCAAAAGGCAGTTCCTTCCTATGGTCGAAACAGCCTTTTGGCGGTAAAGCGGTGCAAGCCTTTTTGAAAATAACTCCCTATCACCTGGCGATGCGTATTTTCAAAAAGGTTTGCGGGCTGTTAGTTATTTTAGTTAATATTCTACTTTTAAAAATTATAGATTGTAAACGACTAATCATTAGGATTAATTATTAGACTTTTACTGCGTTCTGAAAAGTCAATAGTTTTTAATATGTAACTGAATTTAGAAATATTAACTTCATAATTTTGATCTAACTCATTTCTGCAACTATCATTGGTGTAGGAAAAAACATTTATAATTTCATTTATTAATCCCAAACGTTCTTCTTCTGTTCTGCTTCCAGAAGCAGATAATACTTTTAAAAGGTTGATTTTTAAATCTATTACATTGTCAATTACAATATCTGAATTTATTTTTTCTTCCATAATAATTTATCATTTTTTAATAAATAGTTCATTAAGGATTACATGGCACCTTTTATAATTTCAACTTTGAGTTATTTTAGCAATTACTATAATATAGGTGCTGTCTGACTGATTTCTAAATAATACTCCAATTTTCCTAAGGTCGAATAAAAATAAGGATATTTTTTACCATCAATAATTTCTAAATTTGGAATTTTCCTATTTACAATTTGAGCATCACCGTCTCCATAAAGAAAAATTTGACCACCAGTTGCAAATTGATATAAATTCCAAGATGCTACATCTGTACTTTCAAAATATGATGTAAGTCTGTTACATATTCCAACACCTTCACTTGTTTTGACTGGCAAAACAATATTTATTAATTCAGTATTTTCATTAAATACCTTTGATGTGATATGAGTTGATTTATATTGTATTCCATCTAACCTGTCATTATTCCTTATCCACTGCAAAACTAATTGTGGAACTATATATTCTGGTTTAAATGTATCAGTAGGGTCCTTGACCTTCACACTACAACACATTATTATCGGAAAAGTCATAAAAAATCTGTATAACTCATCAATATCTGTACAATCTTTTGAAGGTGGAGTTAGATCAAGTAGTTTGATTTCTTTTATATTTTTAAATTTTATAGCCTGAATTTTATCTATTGACGGACGATTTAATTCTTCCCAGCAGATATAAATCGTTCTACCCAAATATAAACTGGGAAAACCTGGTATGCTAAATCTTTGGGTTGAGACTTTATTTCTTAATTCGAAAGGAATATGAAACATTTCTGACCTTTTGTACAGATAATTTTTATCACTTAATCTGATTCTGAAAAAACTTTCATTGACTGCATATTCCTTTTGATTAATAATTGCGTATAAGTCTTTAAAATCATTACGAAAGACTGTATCAATTTTTTCATAAGCATTGAAAGGATTCCCATTATAGTAGTCTTCAAAACAAAGTATAAGACTTTCGATAACTTTTCTTTGAACTTCCTTTACAAAATCCGATGAAATATGATTTTTTTCAATATGAATAGGTCCTGGATCTAAATCGTTAACTTTTTCTAAAAATAGTTTTAGTTTAGCAATAATAAATGTTTTATAATTCTCATTTGTAGTTTGGTTCAACGGTAACTCAAAAATTTTATCTTTTAAAAGTTGCTCAAAGTTCATAGGATTTTAATTGTTAAAGTTATCTATAGTACATGCAAAGCAAACTATTTATTATTTTATCATTGTTTTGATTTCAGATTTTTTTTAAAATGGACATCAAGCTCTTTAAG encodes the following:
- a CDS encoding prokaryotic E2 ligase family D protein, with product MKDITNSFGTYFHPVSALVFYQSENYTRESYVEHYDIDKSGNPINAHPLTVREAKKLAESLHIDQKKNNLLHSDGLLDSNILSFDAKIGKIIWFTKAQFRQLHFGQGLGIASGMAHTPALLWIAHKESLNIHALSGNRRPTPNTQLYYAPFFNVYQNGNVCMGTVDIEVNETGSIKQLTTLWESYFFNSYFTHLMSEHNPVNGNCVLLWESLINSEKPFPNEALIKNNRKLKDILL
- a CDS encoding PRTRC system ThiF family protein; the protein is MKTIKNKVHFLPNDLLSPTNPIRVNVIGAGGTGSKFMTSLIEINHSLIELGHAGLQVHLWDDDIITQANIGRQRFAESEKGLYKSVAIINRINRWSGFNWKAETQKFERDVQGEIPENAGASIYISCTDNVESRFEIANIVRKLKGQYNHHRYSANYWLDFGNSKYSGQVILSTIGKIEQPRSKKFATVAELPFVTDEYADLLQESEKTDDTPSCSLAESLDKQDLFINATLAQMGASLLWNLFRFGMTENRGFFLNLQNFRTQPIPVGS
- a CDS encoding RES domain-containing protein; this encodes MNFEQLLKDKIFELPLNQTTNENYKTFIIAKLKLFLEKVNDLDPGPIHIEKNHISSDFVKEVQRKVIESLILCFEDYYNGNPFNAYEKIDTVFRNDFKDLYAIINQKEYAVNESFFRIRLSDKNYLYKRSEMFHIPFELRNKVSTQRFSIPGFPSLYLGRTIYICWEELNRPSIDKIQAIKFKNIKEIKLLDLTPPSKDCTDIDELYRFFMTFPIIMCCSVKVKDPTDTFKPEYIVPQLVLQWIRNNDRLDGIQYKSTHITSKVFNENTELINIVLPVKTSEGVGICNRLTSYFESTDVASWNLYQFATGGQIFLYGDGDAQIVNRKIPNLEIIDGKKYPYFYSTLGKLEYYLEISQTAPIL